A single region of the Clostridia bacterium genome encodes:
- a CDS encoding sigma-70 family RNA polymerase sigma factor has product MIEDDRDLCDRVRSGDRQAMEELFARYMSSVSKMAAHALGTYQDVEDVVGEALLRAARSISSFRWESSFTTWLYKIVSNVAADFAQRAAGARMRCVPLDWMRHPDLAIADVGALGQPEAVEDVAIQCETRDILKRAMLALPSPDRAALWLREVRGMSYQEISAALGCSIESVRGRLKRARKRLRLIILSATPENGRQ; this is encoded by the coding sequence ATGATTGAGGATGACAGAGACCTGTGCGACCGGGTGAGATCAGGCGACAGGCAGGCCATGGAGGAGCTCTTCGCGCGCTACATGAGCTCTGTATCGAAGATGGCTGCGCATGCCCTAGGGACGTATCAGGATGTTGAGGATGTGGTCGGAGAGGCGCTCCTTAGGGCTGCTCGGTCGATCAGCAGTTTTCGCTGGGAGAGTTCCTTCACGACGTGGCTGTACAAGATAGTCTCGAATGTAGCTGCAGATTTCGCACAGAGGGCAGCAGGAGCAAGGATGCGCTGCGTGCCTCTGGACTGGATGAGGCATCCAGACCTGGCCATCGCGGATGTCGGCGCTCTCGGGCAGCCTGAAGCTGTTGAGGACGTCGCAATCCAGTGTGAGACGAGGGACATCCTGAAGCGGGCCATGCTCGCACTCCCAAGCCCGGATAGAGCAGCGCTGTGGCTTCGCGAGGTCAGGGGCATGTCGTACCAGGAGATATCGGCTGCACTAGGCTGTTCCATCGAAAGCGTACGCGGAAGGCTCAAGAGGGCAAGAAAGCGGCTCCGACTGATCATCCTCTCTGCCACACCAGAGAACGGAAGGCAATGA